A stretch of the Sphingosinithalassobacter tenebrarum genome encodes the following:
- a CDS encoding anhydro-N-acetylmuramic acid kinase yields MRVLGYMSGTSLDGVDAAIIDTDGHEVRHFGPAAFTAFTDGERKTIGRAVELGLRWNGYGETPAIFIAASAALHDVHLRTAGKLLAANGGALDLVGFHGQTVLHRPERGLTIQIGDPDRLSQDLGVPVVAGMRHADMANGGQGAPLVPAYHAALAPRVAAGAGPVAFLNLGGVANVTWVGADGTLIAFDTGPACGLIDSLVQARGAGAYDADGALAARGKVDGAILDAMLGHPYFRQRPPKSLDRYDFSTSRVDPLSLEDAAATLTAFTVEAVALACEVFPRPPRTWVVCGGGRHNATMMRALALRLGDCRSADDFGLRGDFIEAEAMAFLAARSRLGLPLTFPGTTGVARAISGGTLSLPARAPEWL; encoded by the coding sequence ATGCGCGTTTTGGGATATATGAGCGGCACATCGCTTGATGGCGTCGACGCGGCAATCATCGATACGGACGGCCATGAGGTCCGGCATTTCGGTCCTGCGGCATTCACTGCCTTTACCGATGGCGAGCGAAAGACCATCGGGCGCGCGGTCGAACTTGGCCTGCGCTGGAACGGCTATGGCGAGACACCGGCGATATTCATCGCCGCGAGCGCCGCCTTGCACGACGTGCACTTGCGGACGGCCGGCAAGCTGCTTGCCGCAAATGGCGGTGCGCTGGATCTTGTCGGATTCCACGGCCAGACAGTGCTTCACCGTCCCGAACGGGGGCTGACGATCCAGATCGGCGACCCGGACCGGCTTAGCCAGGATCTGGGCGTGCCTGTCGTCGCCGGGATGCGTCATGCGGACATGGCGAATGGCGGGCAGGGCGCGCCGCTCGTTCCCGCCTATCACGCGGCGCTTGCTCCCCGGGTCGCGGCGGGTGCCGGGCCGGTGGCGTTCCTCAATCTCGGCGGTGTCGCCAATGTGACCTGGGTGGGCGCCGACGGTACGCTGATAGCGTTCGATACCGGGCCTGCTTGCGGGTTGATCGATTCGCTCGTGCAGGCACGCGGGGCAGGCGCCTATGATGCGGACGGCGCCCTCGCGGCGCGCGGCAAAGTCGATGGTGCGATCCTCGACGCCATGCTTGGCCATCCCTATTTCCGCCAGCGCCCCCCGAAATCGCTGGATCGCTACGACTTCTCGACAAGTCGTGTCGATCCTTTGAGTCTTGAAGATGCGGCCGCGACGCTCACGGCGTTCACGGTAGAGGCGGTCGCGCTTGCATGTGAGGTATTTCCCCGGCCGCCGCGCACGTGGGTCGTATGTGGGGGCGGGCGTCACAACGCGACAATGATGCGCGCGCTGGCGTTGCGGCTGGGGGATTGCCGGTCCGCGGACGACTTCGGATTGCGCGGTGATTTCATTGAGGCGGAGGCGATGGCGTTTCTCGCCGCCAGGTCCCGACTGGGCCTCCCCCTGACCTTTCCCGGCACCACCGGGGTGGCCCGGGCCATCAGCGGCGGAACGCTGTCGCTGCCCGCCCGCGCTCCTGAGTGGTTATAA
- a CDS encoding TonB-dependent receptor domain-containing protein yields MKRNLGNMVGWAALAVSLASLPGVASAQVADADQADEDASWQGDIGEEIIVTGSRIPTAGLQTTSPVVAVSQEDIQLQTALTVEDFSVKLPQLSGGVRQGSQGSDSFGAQVLELRNFGQSRSLVLINGTRAAPFSFRNSADVNALPASLIKRVEVLTGGAAAVYGADAVAGVVNFVLNDDFSGMQASGAARLSEHGGEQYGGSLMVGGSLGDRGHVVVAADYTRRTGFEAASRDWAATPGATIPSIGGFFTDVSSGRTFGFTDDGQFTLTPSAVSNISDQYPVVSGLERINVAALFKYELAPAVEAYGRVMYTNVQTDETGTPGANPPAIDQVVQISETNPYLTPDIRSQLTFVGGVADVRVQRSLAELGVMTYNTERDTFQGQLGFRGPVTDNIRWNVYAQYSRSTEESPITGDGLVRNSSGQSVFGQVVNQIDIFGPNGEGVAAALGSTIFSNGRDRDQFVTSATFSGTFDDFVVLPAGSIGFALGAEYRRETASITQDTAILTGNTYRQGVRAAYSGDFDVAELYGELLVPVLHDLPLIEQLDLGGAYRLADYDRFGTHGTWKVEANWKVDDNVRLRGTYQSVLRTPNFGEFAADTSSLPFSNLITVARLTPRYGGDPCVLGTGDAAQCARFGAPGVGSADSFDPAYLSGSYFYGGNPDVQPESGKTTTIGVVLTPEFAPTLNITVDWYELDLEGAVGVIQPVAAITSCYITDPRADNPLCGLVTRDPTTGYFVDAFVNQQNLGRINQKGIDISAVYTLESPALPGRGIRFSYQGNIVTSYTIQANSTVDPVQCKGTFGATCSSDSTTLVQPDYRHDASVSWLLAGGLVQFNWQRIGKVDNSAPGATDSIPAQNIFDLTGSMDLNDMFTLNAGIYNLFDKEPPFVASGGVFNTFPDTYDILGRTYGLSLTARF; encoded by the coding sequence ATGAAGCGTAATCTTGGCAATATGGTTGGCTGGGCGGCCTTGGCCGTTTCGCTCGCATCGCTCCCTGGCGTCGCATCGGCTCAGGTGGCGGATGCCGATCAGGCGGATGAAGACGCCTCCTGGCAGGGTGATATCGGCGAAGAGATCATCGTCACCGGCTCGCGAATTCCAACTGCCGGGTTGCAGACAACCAGTCCGGTCGTTGCAGTGTCGCAGGAGGACATCCAGCTTCAGACCGCCCTCACGGTCGAGGATTTCTCGGTCAAGCTACCGCAGCTTTCGGGCGGTGTCCGCCAGGGTTCGCAAGGCAGCGATTCGTTCGGCGCGCAGGTGCTGGAACTGCGTAATTTCGGCCAGAGCCGCTCGCTGGTCCTGATCAACGGAACCCGGGCCGCGCCGTTCAGCTTCCGAAACTCGGCCGACGTCAATGCGTTGCCGGCTTCGTTGATCAAGCGAGTCGAAGTGCTGACCGGCGGCGCCGCCGCGGTTTATGGCGCCGATGCGGTCGCGGGCGTGGTCAACTTCGTCCTGAATGACGATTTTTCGGGCATGCAGGCTTCGGGCGCCGCGCGCCTTTCTGAGCATGGCGGTGAGCAATATGGCGGATCGCTGATGGTCGGCGGTTCGCTTGGCGATCGCGGCCATGTGGTGGTCGCGGCGGACTATACCCGGCGCACGGGCTTCGAGGCGGCCAGTCGCGACTGGGCGGCAACACCCGGTGCCACGATTCCGAGCATCGGCGGGTTCTTCACCGACGTTTCGAGCGGACGGACTTTCGGGTTCACCGATGATGGTCAGTTCACGCTCACGCCGTCGGCCGTTTCGAACATCAGCGATCAGTATCCGGTCGTGTCGGGTCTCGAGCGGATAAACGTCGCGGCGCTGTTCAAATATGAACTGGCGCCCGCAGTCGAGGCCTATGGCCGCGTGATGTACACCAATGTGCAGACCGATGAGACCGGTACGCCGGGTGCCAACCCTCCGGCAATCGATCAGGTCGTCCAGATCTCCGAAACCAACCCGTATCTGACGCCCGATATTCGCAGCCAGCTCACCTTCGTGGGCGGCGTTGCGGATGTGCGCGTCCAGCGGTCGCTCGCGGAACTGGGCGTGATGACCTATAATACCGAACGCGATACGTTTCAGGGTCAGTTGGGCTTTCGCGGTCCGGTGACCGACAATATCCGCTGGAACGTCTATGCCCAATATAGCCGATCGACCGAAGAATCGCCGATCACCGGCGACGGGCTGGTACGCAACAGCTCCGGCCAGAGTGTCTTCGGGCAGGTCGTGAACCAGATCGACATTTTCGGTCCCAATGGTGAAGGGGTGGCCGCGGCATTGGGCAGTACCATCTTCAGCAACGGGCGTGATCGCGACCAGTTCGTGACGTCGGCAACTTTCAGCGGGACGTTCGATGATTTCGTGGTGCTTCCGGCCGGGTCGATCGGCTTTGCGCTGGGCGCGGAATACCGCCGGGAAACGGCGAGCATTACGCAGGACACCGCCATTCTGACAGGCAACACCTACCGCCAGGGGGTGCGCGCCGCCTATAGCGGCGATTTCGACGTCGCCGAACTCTACGGCGAATTGCTGGTTCCGGTGCTCCATGATCTGCCGCTGATCGAGCAACTGGATCTAGGGGGCGCCTATCGTCTAGCCGACTATGATCGCTTCGGCACGCACGGAACCTGGAAGGTCGAGGCCAACTGGAAAGTGGACGACAATGTCCGGCTGCGCGGCACCTACCAGAGCGTGTTGCGCACTCCCAATTTCGGCGAATTCGCGGCGGATACCTCGTCGCTGCCGTTCAGCAATCTCATCACCGTCGCGCGGCTGACGCCGCGTTATGGCGGCGACCCCTGTGTGCTGGGCACCGGCGACGCGGCGCAGTGCGCGCGTTTCGGGGCGCCGGGTGTCGGGTCCGCCGATTCGTTCGATCCCGCCTATCTTTCGGGATCCTATTTCTATGGCGGCAACCCGGACGTGCAGCCCGAAAGCGGCAAGACGACGACGATCGGTGTCGTCCTGACGCCCGAATTCGCGCCGACGCTGAACATCACCGTCGACTGGTACGAGCTCGACCTGGAAGGCGCCGTGGGCGTAATCCAGCCGGTCGCCGCGATCACCAGCTGCTATATTACCGATCCGCGCGCGGATAATCCGCTTTGCGGCCTGGTGACGCGCGATCCGACGACTGGGTATTTCGTCGATGCGTTCGTCAATCAACAGAATCTGGGCCGCATCAATCAGAAGGGCATCGATATCTCGGCGGTATATACGCTCGAATCGCCTGCTCTGCCGGGCCGCGGTATTCGCTTCAGCTACCAGGGCAATATTGTCACCAGCTACACCATCCAGGCGAATTCGACCGTCGATCCGGTCCAGTGCAAGGGCACGTTCGGCGCGACTTGTTCGAGCGATTCGACCACGCTCGTTCAGCCCGATTACCGCCATGATGCCTCGGTGTCCTGGCTGTTGGCGGGTGGGCTGGTGCAGTTCAACTGGCAGCGGATAGGCAAGGTCGACAACAGCGCCCCGGGCGCGACGGACAGCATCCCCGCGCAGAACATCTTTGACCTGACCGGTTCGATGGACCTGAACGATATGTTCACGCTGAATGCCGGCATCTACAATCTGTTCGACAAGGAGCCTCCCTTTGTGGCGAGCGGCGGGGTATTCAACACCTTCCCCGACACGTACGACATCCTCGGCCGGACCTATGGCCTCTCGCTGACCGCTCGTTTCTAA
- a CDS encoding sodium:solute symporter: protein MLPFSSIDWIVIAIYILLLGLVGWLCSPKKTESARDYFLAGGTVPAWLAAVSVLSTTQSAATFLGGPDYGYKGDLTYLSTILGAFLGFAFVAHVLIPRFYAMRATTVYELLGQRFGERAMKWAGGMFLVGRLLASGARVYLAAIAIAMVMTGMVTSATVMAASALLVIVSLGFTFFGGLKSVIWNDFLQFNVYVVAALAILVYLRLSIPVSNEEILAALSAAPDGMNKLRLFDLSLDLSHPFSLLAVLTGVALLYVANAGLDQDTTQRLLACKDAREGARGLYISAAATLPVIAIFVFIGSLLHIYYGRPDLMQGAGGQAGEAISGEKVNVFMYYILTEVPSGLRGLATIGIVAAAVGTTNSALNSMSSVLIQDFYRPWRERRGQVAEYHFVVAGRAGMALIGLGMFVLSALSYYWQRNTEMGLLEFALQVMVFAYAGLLGVYFTAVFTQRGNSGSVVAALFAGFVTVLLFQPAIAQMLHFPAVLAGLSFPFQLCLGTLVAAIVCAAPAGHKASIKPQFS, encoded by the coding sequence ATGTTGCCCTTTAGTAGCATCGACTGGATCGTGATCGCGATCTACATCCTCCTGCTGGGCCTGGTCGGCTGGCTATGTTCTCCGAAGAAGACCGAATCCGCGCGGGACTATTTTCTCGCCGGCGGGACGGTGCCCGCCTGGCTGGCGGCCGTTTCGGTGCTGTCCACCACGCAGTCGGCGGCGACGTTTCTCGGCGGGCCCGATTACGGCTACAAAGGGGACCTTACCTATCTGAGCACCATCCTGGGCGCGTTTCTGGGGTTTGCATTCGTCGCGCATGTTCTGATCCCGCGCTTTTACGCCATGCGTGCGACAACTGTGTACGAACTGCTCGGCCAGCGCTTCGGTGAGCGGGCGATGAAATGGGCGGGCGGAATGTTCCTTGTGGGGCGGCTGCTGGCCAGCGGCGCGCGCGTATATCTTGCCGCGATCGCGATCGCGATGGTGATGACCGGCATGGTCACCTCGGCCACCGTGATGGCTGCGTCGGCCCTGCTGGTGATCGTCAGTCTCGGCTTCACGTTCTTCGGCGGGCTGAAGTCGGTGATCTGGAACGATTTCCTTCAGTTCAATGTCTATGTCGTCGCGGCACTGGCCATCCTGGTCTATCTGCGCCTTTCCATCCCCGTCTCGAACGAGGAAATACTGGCGGCGCTTTCCGCCGCGCCGGACGGTATGAACAAGCTGCGCCTGTTCGATCTGTCCCTGGACCTTTCGCACCCCTTCTCGCTGCTGGCGGTACTGACCGGGGTCGCGCTGCTCTATGTCGCCAATGCCGGGCTCGATCAGGATACCACCCAGCGGTTGCTCGCCTGCAAGGATGCCAGGGAAGGGGCCCGCGGTCTGTATATTTCGGCTGCGGCAACGCTGCCGGTCATCGCGATCTTCGTGTTCATCGGTTCGCTGCTTCACATCTATTATGGCCGACCGGACCTGATGCAGGGCGCCGGCGGCCAGGCGGGTGAAGCGATCTCCGGCGAGAAGGTGAACGTCTTCATGTACTATATTCTGACGGAAGTTCCTTCGGGCCTGCGCGGGCTGGCGACGATCGGCATCGTGGCGGCGGCGGTGGGCACGACGAATTCGGCGCTCAACTCGATGTCGTCGGTGCTGATCCAGGATTTCTATCGGCCCTGGCGGGAACGGCGCGGTCAGGTCGCTGAGTATCACTTCGTCGTCGCGGGGCGCGCCGGAATGGCGCTTATCGGGCTCGGAATGTTCGTGCTCTCGGCACTTTCCTATTATTGGCAGAGAAATACTGAAATGGGACTCCTCGAGTTCGCACTTCAGGTCATGGTATTCGCATATGCCGGGCTGCTGGGGGTCTATTTCACCGCGGTGTTCACGCAGCGCGGCAATAGCGGATCGGTGGTCGCGGCGCTGTTCGCCGGTTTCGTCACCGTTCTTCTGTTTCAGCCGGCGATCGCGCAGATGCTGCATTTCCCCGCAGTCCTCGCCGGGCTCTCCTTCCCCTTCCAGCTCTGCCTGGGCACGCTGGTTGCTGCGATAGTCTGCGCGGCACCGGCGGGTCACAAGGCATCCATCAAGCCGCAATTCAGTTGA
- a CDS encoding N-acetylmuramic acid 6-phosphate etherase: MNTEARDPRYVEIDRWPTSVAVAAMIEAQISAVASLQSQTERIAEAAEGAAERLGDTGRLVYVGAGTSGRLAVQDGAELFPTFGWPHERLAFLMAGGIEVFTKAAEMAEDDADTARQEIAAAGIGRDDVVIGVAASGRTPYTLAAITSAREAGALTIGVANNPGSALLEAAEIGLLARTGAEVIAGSTRMKAGTAQKVLLNTLSTAIMLRRGLVYDGMMVNMKISNEKLQSRAEQMVQDIARVDTDTAAAALDSADLDIKLGVLLALGLSKVAAIQLLHAHKQNLRQALNAMQKATANA, translated from the coding sequence ATGAATACTGAAGCCCGTGATCCTCGTTATGTGGAGATTGACCGCTGGCCCACATCGGTGGCCGTCGCCGCGATGATCGAAGCCCAGATATCCGCCGTCGCCAGTCTGCAGTCACAAACCGAACGGATCGCCGAGGCGGCCGAGGGCGCGGCCGAAAGGCTCGGTGACACAGGGCGGCTCGTCTATGTCGGCGCGGGCACTTCGGGCAGGCTGGCTGTTCAGGACGGTGCCGAACTGTTCCCGACCTTCGGCTGGCCGCATGAGCGGCTGGCCTTTCTGATGGCCGGTGGAATCGAGGTGTTCACGAAAGCGGCCGAGATGGCCGAGGACGATGCGGATACCGCGCGCCAGGAGATTGCCGCCGCCGGGATCGGACGTGACGATGTAGTGATCGGCGTGGCTGCCAGCGGACGGACGCCGTACACGCTTGCCGCGATCACATCGGCGCGTGAGGCCGGGGCGCTGACGATCGGCGTGGCGAACAATCCCGGCAGCGCCCTGCTGGAAGCGGCGGAAATCGGTCTGCTCGCCCGGACCGGTGCCGAAGTAATCGCGGGGTCCACTCGCATGAAGGCCGGAACGGCCCAGAAAGTCCTTCTCAACACGCTGTCTACGGCAATCATGCTCCGGCGCGGGCTCGTTTACGACGGCATGATGGTCAATATGAAGATCTCGAACGAAAAGCTTCAGAGCCGCGCCGAACAAATGGTGCAGGATATCGCCAGGGTGGATACCGATACTGCCGCCGCGGCGTTGGATTCTGCGGATCTGGATATAAAATTGGGCGTGCTGTTGGCGCTGGGTCTGAGTAAGGTGGCGGCGATCCAGCTTCTTCACGCGCACAAGCAGAACTTACGTCAGGCGCTGAACGCAATGCAAAAGGCAACGGCGAATGCGTGA
- a CDS encoding GntR family transcriptional regulator, whose protein sequence is MREIFGDFKSDSTPLYLQLARNLRDHIESGAVQPGSALPSERELSEMAGLSRVTVRKGIGQLIAEGVLVRKRGSGTFVARRIEAPGSTLTSFSDDTRARGEEPGVVWMIKEQAQPTQEEAAVLKIGTNQIVARLSRVRLADGEPLAIEHAVVSSEFLPDLDAVGDSLYLALESNGFRPTAGTQRVRASLASPTEAGILRIMQNSEVMRIERVTRIPDGRIVEYTRSVYRGDRYDFVTDINSP, encoded by the coding sequence ATGCGTGAAATATTCGGTGACTTTAAGAGTGACAGCACGCCGCTTTACCTGCAGCTTGCTCGAAATCTGCGCGACCATATCGAAAGTGGTGCCGTGCAGCCCGGCAGCGCATTGCCGTCCGAGCGTGAGCTATCGGAAATGGCTGGGCTGTCGCGGGTCACGGTCCGCAAGGGGATCGGGCAACTGATCGCCGAAGGCGTACTGGTTCGCAAACGTGGATCCGGGACCTTTGTAGCGCGGCGCATCGAGGCGCCCGGCTCGACTCTGACAAGCTTCAGTGACGACACCAGAGCGCGCGGCGAAGAGCCGGGCGTGGTCTGGATGATCAAGGAGCAGGCACAGCCGACGCAGGAAGAAGCGGCGGTCCTGAAAATAGGCACAAATCAAATCGTCGCGCGATTGAGCCGCGTTCGTCTGGCCGATGGGGAGCCGCTGGCAATCGAACATGCGGTCGTGTCGTCGGAGTTTCTGCCCGATCTCGATGCCGTGGGCGATTCGCTCTATCTCGCGCTTGAATCGAATGGCTTTCGTCCCACTGCGGGCACCCAACGAGTGCGCGCGTCACTCGCGTCGCCGACAGAGGCGGGCATCCTGCGTATCATGCAGAATTCCGAGGTAATGCGCATCGAGCGCGTGACTCGCATCCCGGACGGTCGGATCGTGGAATATACGCGCTCGGTATATCGCGGCGATCGGTACGATTTCGTCACGGACATCAACAGCCCATAG
- the recJ gene encoding single-stranded-DNA-specific exonuclease RecJ, which produces MSPVLNIHRSILGQPWHWRGLATDARDPGFAPDDLVTQLLLARGCPREDIDRHRAPSIREFMPDPSIFRDMDSAARRLADAVQSGESVTIFGDYDVDGATSAALLIRLLRDLGLEARAYIPDRLMEGYGPSGEALVRLHGEGASLIVTVDCGAQAFDALEMARDAGVDVVVVDHHKCASELPLAHALVNPNRLDEDEGAAHGHLAAVGMAWLLGAALVRELRGRGWFKERPEPRLLDLLDIVALGTVADVAALRGLNRAFVAQGLKVMGQRRNIGLNALIEASRLTRAPTCSDLGFALGPRINAGGRVGKSDLGVRLLTTQDAEEARAIAQELDELNQARRAIEAEVQSAAEQLCETKGNHSVAVVAARGWHPGVIGIVAGRIKEKMGRPAIVIAVDEHGIGKGSGRSIAGVDLGAAILSAKESGLLQAGGGHAMAAGVTLAEADIDRFEEFLEDQLADRVAKARGERALLLDAVLAPGGINPDLVTAMEEGGPYGMGWPAPRVAAGPVKVVKADIVGNGHVRAIVAGDDGRSIKSVAFRQADSELGQALLSAPPYRKLWIAGRAKIDDWGARPAAELHVEDAAWAD; this is translated from the coding sequence ATGTCTCCGGTTCTCAATATCCATCGATCGATTCTCGGCCAGCCCTGGCATTGGCGGGGGCTCGCCACCGACGCGCGCGATCCCGGTTTCGCGCCGGACGATCTGGTCACGCAGTTACTTTTGGCGCGCGGATGCCCGCGCGAGGACATTGATCGCCACCGCGCGCCCAGCATCCGCGAGTTCATGCCCGACCCGTCGATCTTTCGCGACATGGACAGCGCGGCCCGGCGGCTGGCCGATGCCGTCCAGTCGGGGGAGTCGGTTACGATCTTCGGCGACTATGATGTCGACGGCGCGACCTCCGCCGCGCTGCTGATCCGCCTGCTGCGCGATCTGGGGCTCGAAGCGCGCGCCTATATCCCCGACCGGCTGATGGAAGGATATGGCCCCTCGGGCGAAGCTCTGGTGCGGCTGCATGGTGAAGGGGCAAGCCTGATCGTCACGGTCGATTGCGGCGCGCAAGCGTTCGACGCGCTGGAAATGGCGCGTGACGCGGGCGTCGACGTGGTCGTGGTCGATCACCACAAATGCGCATCCGAACTCCCGCTTGCCCATGCGCTGGTCAATCCCAACCGGCTCGACGAAGACGAAGGCGCCGCGCACGGCCATCTCGCGGCGGTCGGCATGGCGTGGCTGCTCGGCGCGGCGTTGGTGCGCGAATTGCGCGGACGCGGCTGGTTTAAGGAACGCCCCGAGCCTCGCCTGCTGGACCTGCTCGATATCGTCGCGCTGGGCACCGTGGCGGACGTCGCGGCGCTGCGCGGGCTAAATCGCGCCTTTGTCGCACAGGGGCTGAAGGTGATGGGCCAGCGGCGCAATATCGGCCTCAACGCGCTGATCGAAGCCTCCCGCCTCACTCGGGCGCCGACCTGCAGCGATCTCGGCTTCGCGCTCGGGCCGCGGATCAATGCCGGGGGGCGCGTCGGCAAGTCCGATCTCGGCGTACGCCTGCTCACCACACAGGATGCCGAGGAAGCGCGCGCCATCGCGCAGGAACTCGACGAGCTCAACCAGGCGCGCCGCGCGATCGAGGCTGAGGTTCAGTCCGCAGCCGAACAGCTGTGCGAGACCAAGGGCAATCATTCGGTCGCCGTCGTCGCCGCGCGCGGCTGGCATCCCGGCGTCATCGGCATCGTCGCGGGCCGCATCAAGGAAAAGATGGGGCGCCCCGCCATCGTCATCGCGGTCGACGAACATGGCATCGGCAAGGGATCGGGCCGTTCGATCGCCGGAGTCGATCTCGGCGCGGCGATCCTGTCGGCCAAGGAAAGCGGGTTGCTGCAGGCGGGCGGCGGCCACGCAATGGCGGCGGGCGTGACGCTCGCCGAAGCCGACATCGACCGTTTCGAGGAATTTCTCGAGGATCAGCTCGCCGACCGTGTGGCGAAGGCGCGCGGCGAACGTGCGCTGCTGCTCGATGCAGTACTCGCGCCGGGCGGAATCAATCCCGATCTGGTCACCGCGATGGAGGAAGGCGGCCCCTATGGCATGGGCTGGCCCGCGCCGCGCGTCGCCGCCGGGCCGGTAAAGGTCGTGAAGGCAGATATCGTCGGCAATGGTCATGTGCGTGCAATCGTTGCGGGCGATGATGGCCGCTCGATCAAGAGCGTCGCCTTTCGTCAGGCGGACAGCGAGCTGGGTCAGGCGCTGCTTTCGGCGCCTCCCTATCGCAAGCTGTGGATCGCGGGGCGCGCGAAGATCGACGACTGGGGCGCCCGCCCCGCCGCCGAACTGCATGTGGAGGACGCCGCATGGGCCGATTGA
- a CDS encoding prolyl hydroxylase family protein, producing the protein MAQALKRNGRPSPARARISRDVTGRLESTPGLRRAKTEHAQLYYYPDYLTDEECAMLVERIDANRRPSTLLSRHEDPEFRTSESCDMDRWDPAVRAIDERLAHLLGISPENGETMQGQRYAPGQQFRAHCDYFHETEPYWPAMEKQGGQRTWTAMIFLNDVEEGGATWFPRAGLRIAPKKGMLVVWNNMSRDGSPNYDTLHEGMAVIEGTKYIITKWFREGPWIRTSFQAY; encoded by the coding sequence GTGGCTCAAGCACTGAAACGAAATGGCCGCCCTTCCCCGGCCCGCGCCCGCATCAGCCGTGACGTGACCGGTCGGCTGGAATCCACGCCCGGCCTGCGCCGTGCGAAGACCGAGCACGCCCAGCTCTATTATTATCCCGACTATCTGACGGATGAGGAATGCGCGATGCTGGTCGAGCGGATCGATGCCAATCGGCGTCCTTCGACTCTGCTGTCGCGGCACGAGGACCCCGAGTTTCGCACCAGCGAAAGCTGCGACATGGATCGTTGGGATCCGGCGGTACGTGCGATTGACGAGCGGCTGGCCCACCTTCTCGGCATCTCGCCGGAAAATGGCGAAACGATGCAGGGGCAGCGCTATGCCCCCGGCCAGCAGTTCCGGGCCCATTGCGACTATTTCCACGAAACCGAGCCCTATTGGCCCGCAATGGAGAAACAGGGCGGGCAGCGGACCTGGACCGCGATGATCTTCCTCAACGATGTCGAGGAAGGCGGCGCCACATGGTTCCCGCGTGCAGGCCTGAGGATCGCGCCGAAAAAGGGCATGCTCGTCGTCTGGAACAACATGTCGCGCGACGGCAGCCCGAATTACGACACGCTTCATGAAGGCATGGCCGTGATCGAAGGCACCAAATACATCATCACCAAATGGTTCCGCGAAGGCCCGTGGATCCGCACCTCCTTCCAGGCCTATTGA
- a CDS encoding RcnB family protein produces MNRYFIAALIAATALAPVSASAQRGDRIQGQSRQERFENQRQRYTQQARQQRQDARQDRRSNRGDRQDARRGRQDNRQDARRDRRDDRQDARRDRRGDRQDARRGRQDNRGDWRQDRRDNRQEWRRDQRQDRGDRRVDRARLTREAQRRQEARERREAQQRRHNAQRRYNDWRDDARYRRGWDDRRNWSREWRRNDRYNWRHYRRSHRNVYRLPRYYAPRNYHYGYRRFSIGLTIGSMLFAPNYWINDPWQYRLPPAYGPYRWVRYYNDALLIDIRTGRIVDVEYDIFW; encoded by the coding sequence ATGAACAGATATTTCATTGCGGCGCTGATCGCCGCAACCGCACTTGCGCCTGTTTCGGCCAGCGCTCAGCGTGGCGACCGTATCCAGGGCCAGTCGCGCCAGGAGCGGTTCGAAAATCAGCGCCAGCGCTATACGCAGCAGGCACGCCAGCAGCGTCAGGATGCGCGCCAGGATAGGCGCAGCAACCGCGGCGACCGCCAGGACGCCCGTCGCGGACGTCAGGATAACCGTCAGGACGCGCGACGCGACCGCCGGGACGACCGACAGGACGCCCGTCGTGACCGCCGGGGCGATCGCCAGGATGCCCGCCGCGGCCGTCAGGACAATCGCGGCGACTGGCGGCAGGATCGCCGGGACAATCGCCAGGAATGGCGTCGCGACCAGCGGCAGGATCGCGGAGACCGGCGCGTTGACCGTGCCCGTCTGACCCGCGAGGCACAGCGCCGTCAGGAGGCGCGCGAACGTCGCGAGGCACAGCAGCGCCGCCACAATGCGCAGCGCCGCTACAACGACTGGCGCGACGATGCCCGCTATCGCCGCGGTTGGGACGACCGCCGCAACTGGTCGCGCGAATGGCGCCGGAACGATCGCTACAACTGGCGCCACTATCGCCGCTCGCACCGCAACGTGTACCGCCTGCCGCGCTATTATGCGCCGCGGAACTATCATTACGGCTACCGGCGCTTTTCGATCGGGCTGACTATCGGTTCGATGCTCTTTGCGCCGAACTACTGGATCAACGATCCCTGGCAGTATCGCCTGCCGCCGGCCTACGGCCCCTATCGCTGGGTGCGCTATTATAACGACGCGCTCCTGATCGATATTCGCACCGGCCGGATCGTCGACGTCGAATACGACATCTTCTGGTGA